In the genome of Oceanivirga salmonicida, one region contains:
- the uppS gene encoding polyprenyl diphosphate synthase: MNNIKIPKHIGIIMDGNGRWGIKHYNSRIKGHKQGVISLENCIKNCIEFNLKALSVYAFSTENWKRSSLEVQSLLKLFDAYLKSKKEELNEQGIRLVISGSREKLSNNLIKTIDETVNYLKENKKFILNICFNYGGRKEIVDAVNTLISKGVENITELDISKHLYSPFLEEPDLIIRTGGDIRLSNFLIWQSSYSELYFSNKLWPDFDKEELKNAILDYEKRNRRFGGTNVK, from the coding sequence ATGAATAATATAAAAATACCTAAACATATAGGTATAATAATGGATGGAAATGGCAGATGGGGAATAAAACATTATAACAGTAGAATAAAAGGGCATAAACAAGGTGTTATAAGTTTAGAAAATTGTATTAAAAATTGTATTGAATTTAATTTAAAAGCTCTTAGTGTATATGCGTTTTCAACAGAAAATTGGAAAAGAAGTAGTTTAGAAGTCCAGAGTTTACTTAAATTATTTGATGCATATTTAAAAAGTAAAAAAGAAGAATTAAATGAACAAGGTATAAGATTAGTAATATCTGGTTCAAGAGAAAAGTTGTCAAATAATTTAATTAAAACCATTGATGAAACTGTAAATTATTTAAAAGAAAATAAAAAATTTATATTAAATATTTGCTTTAATTATGGTGGGAGAAAAGAAATAGTTGATGCAGTAAATACTTTAATATCAAAAGGAGTTGAAAATATAACAGAATTAGACATATCAAAACATTTATATTCTCCATTTTTAGAAGAACCTGATTTAATAATTAGGACAGGTGGAGATATACGACTAAGTAATTTTTTAATTTGGCAAAGTTCATATTCGGAGTTATATTTTAGTAATAAACTTTGGCCTGACTTTGATAAAGAAGAGTTAAAAAATGCAATATTAGATTATGAAAAGAGAAATAGAAGATTTGGAGGTACAAATGTTAAGTAG
- a CDS encoding NfeD family protein: MITIFWAVIAVIFLIIELIKSVFIGLSISISAFIVMVVSVITPNKFIQIAIFILLTLIINIIIKKYVNKKFKNKKGDENEKFN; encoded by the coding sequence ATGATTACAATTTTTTGGGCTGTAATAGCTGTAATATTTTTAATAATAGAACTTATTAAATCTGTGTTTATTGGATTATCAATATCTATTTCAGCATTTATAGTTATGGTTGTTTCTGTAATAACGCCTAATAAATTTATACAAATTGCAATTTTTATATTATTAACATTAATAATTAATATTATAATTAAAAAATATGTAAATAAAAAATTTAAAAATAAAAAAGGAGATGAAAATGAAAAATTCAATTAG
- a CDS encoding SDR family NAD(P)-dependent oxidoreductase, protein MELYNKIVVITGASDGIGKQIALRLAKEKCQLVLIARNEKKLIEVVKCAKELGAINAKYYICDIRYTEKLEQTINLIISDFKNIDILINNAGIWQKLMPVDEMDAKMIDDIIQTNLLAVIHTTRLLIPILKRSKEARIINIVSKSGVIAQKNQSVYTASKYGVRGFTEVLKEDLKDTNIKIAGVYQGGTNTKMFAKSGDDFETQNFTRPEDLADVIAYMLL, encoded by the coding sequence ATGGAATTATATAATAAAATTGTTGTTATAACAGGTGCAAGTGATGGTATTGGTAAGCAAATAGCACTAAGATTAGCAAAAGAAAAATGTCAACTAGTACTTATTGCAAGAAATGAAAAAAAATTAATTGAAGTTGTTAAGTGTGCAAAAGAATTAGGTGCAATTAATGCTAAATACTATATATGTGATATTCGTTATACTGAAAAATTAGAGCAAACAATAAACTTAATTATTTCTGATTTTAAAAATATTGATATTCTTATAAATAATGCAGGTATTTGGCAAAAATTAATGCCTGTTGATGAAATGGATGCTAAAATGATAGATGATATTATTCAAACTAATTTATTAGCAGTAATTCATACAACTCGTCTTTTAATACCGATTTTAAAAAGAAGTAAGGAAGCACGAATTATTAATATAGTTTCAAAATCAGGTGTTATAGCACAAAAAAATCAATCTGTTTATACTGCAAGTAAATATGGGGTTCGTGGTTTCACAGAAGTGTTAAAAGAAGATTTGAAAGATACTAATATTAAAATTGCAGGAGTATATCAAGGTGGTACAAATACTAAAATGTTTGCCAAAAGTGGAGATGATTTTGAAACACAAAACTTTACAAGACCTGAGGATTTAGCAGATGTAATTGCATATATGCTTTTATAA
- a CDS encoding aminopeptidase C produces MKNSISLDRIQNYSKLHSEKNLKFLQNAVQKNGINGATFNTTASTLDQHVYSEDIRTGKVTNQEASGRCWMFAALNTFRHKLNKDFNMENFELSQTYTFFWDKLEKSNYFLENIIKTIDDDRDSRIVHFLLATPQQDGGQWDMLVSIIEKYGVVPKSVMPDVFHSTNSARLNNLLNKKLRQTAHILRDKRENGASIEDLEIIKEKVLEEIYSYLCVTLGEPPKTFDFEYYDKDKKFHRDANLTPKKYYEKYVGIDLNEYISLINAPTKDKPFHKTFTVDFLGNVIGGKEVKYLNVTMEELKTAAIKQIQDGVSVWFGCDVGQSLEGKLGLMDLNIFEIDKAFGIDFNLTKEVALDYCESLMTHAMVLSGVNIVDGKSNRWKVENSWGEKNGSKGYYLMTDEWMDKYTYQVVINKKYLPKELVDKFNQDPIILKAWDPMGSLAKMK; encoded by the coding sequence ATGAAAAATTCAATTAGTTTAGACAGAATACAAAATTATAGTAAATTACATTCTGAAAAAAATTTAAAATTCCTGCAAAATGCAGTACAAAAAAATGGAATAAATGGAGCAACTTTTAATACTACTGCTTCTACACTAGATCAACATGTGTATTCAGAAGATATTAGAACAGGTAAGGTTACAAATCAAGAAGCATCTGGTAGATGCTGGATGTTCGCTGCTCTTAATACATTTAGACATAAATTAAATAAAGATTTTAATATGGAAAATTTTGAATTATCACAAACATATACTTTCTTTTGGGATAAATTAGAAAAATCTAATTATTTCTTAGAAAATATAATAAAAACAATAGATGATGATAGAGATTCTAGAATTGTTCATTTTCTATTAGCGACACCACAACAAGATGGTGGTCAATGGGATATGTTAGTTTCTATAATTGAAAAATATGGTGTAGTTCCTAAATCAGTAATGCCTGACGTATTTCATAGTACAAATTCTGCTAGATTAAATAATTTATTAAATAAAAAATTAAGACAAACAGCTCATATTCTAAGAGACAAAAGAGAAAATGGTGCTAGTATAGAAGATTTAGAAATAATTAAAGAAAAAGTGTTAGAAGAAATTTATAGTTATCTTTGTGTTACATTAGGTGAACCACCTAAAACATTTGACTTTGAGTACTATGATAAAGATAAAAAATTCCATAGAGATGCTAATCTTACACCAAAGAAATACTACGAAAAATATGTTGGTATAGATTTAAATGAATATATTAGTTTAATAAATGCACCTACTAAAGATAAACCTTTCCATAAAACTTTTACAGTTGATTTTTTAGGAAATGTTATAGGTGGTAAAGAAGTAAAATACCTAAATGTTACTATGGAAGAGTTAAAAACTGCAGCAATTAAACAAATCCAAGATGGAGTATCTGTTTGGTTTGGTTGCGATGTTGGACAAAGTTTAGAAGGAAAATTAGGTCTTATGGACTTAAATATATTTGAAATTGATAAAGCATTTGGTATAGACTTTAATTTAACTAAAGAAGTTGCTCTTGATTATTGCGAAAGTTTAATGACACATGCAATGGTATTATCAGGTGTAAATATTGTTGATGGAAAATCTAACCGTTGGAAAGTAGAAAACAGTTGGGGCGAAAAAAATGGAAGTAAAGGTTACTACTTAATGACTGATGAATGGATGGACAAATATACTTATCAAGTAGTTATAAATAAAAAATATTTACCAAAAGAATTAGTTGATAAATTTAATCAAGATCCTATAATATTAAAAGCATGGGATCCTATGGGTTCTCTTGCTAAAATGAAATAA
- a CDS encoding MGDG synthase family glycosyltransferase: protein MKYLILTASTGEGHNQAAKNLKNEFDKNTDDIAIIHDIFNNSKLPFVEKGYDFLIANMPNTYGVMYKLSNNKFLNNVLLKNIFLAIELNLKKIIKREKPDIIISTHPFAVPIVTRYKKMFNSDIPFIQIVTDFKAHYTYVDKRVNAYITASEFTKESLIKKGVSEDKIFPFGIPVKDEFKTINHSIDRKNNILIMGGSMGFKNMEKSILELTKSDLDIHITIVCGKNINLRKKLTQILRDEIIKGKIKILGFVNNISEIMDNSKIIITKPGGLTSSEAINKNLPMIIPFSIPGQEQENTAFLVESNVALEIKDISDLPNHLKFLLTNDEHYNMMVENMRKISSLHSIKAIIEVSKNYIK from the coding sequence ATGAAATATTTGATATTAACTGCATCAACAGGTGAAGGTCATAATCAAGCAGCAAAAAATCTTAAAAATGAATTTGATAAAAATACAGATGATATTGCTATTATTCATGATATTTTTAATAATAGTAAATTACCCTTTGTTGAAAAAGGTTACGATTTTTTAATCGCTAACATGCCAAATACTTATGGAGTAATGTATAAATTATCAAATAATAAATTTTTAAATAATGTCTTACTAAAAAATATATTTTTAGCCATAGAACTTAATTTAAAAAAAATTATAAAAAGAGAAAAACCTGATATCATTATTTCAACACACCCATTTGCTGTACCAATAGTTACAAGATATAAAAAAATGTTTAATTCAGATATACCATTTATTCAAATTGTTACTGATTTTAAAGCACATTACACTTATGTTGATAAAAGAGTTAATGCTTATATTACAGCAAGTGAATTTACAAAAGAAAGTTTAATAAAAAAGGGAGTTAGTGAAGATAAGATATTCCCATTTGGTATACCTGTAAAAGACGAATTTAAAACCATAAACCATAGCATTGATAGAAAAAATAATATTTTAATCATGGGTGGTTCTATGGGATTTAAAAATATGGAAAAATCTATTTTAGAATTAACAAAATCTGATTTAGATATTCATATAACTATAGTTTGTGGAAAAAATATAAATTTAAGAAAAAAATTAACGCAAATTTTAAGAGATGAAATTATAAAAGGTAAAATAAAAATCTTAGGTTTTGTAAATAACATTAGTGAGATTATGGACAACTCTAAAATTATTATAACTAAACCTGGTGGACTAACTTCATCTGAGGCAATTAACAAAAATTTACCTATGATAATTCCATTTTCTATACCTGGTCAAGAACAGGAAAACACAGCATTTTTAGTAGAATCTAATGTTGCACTAGAAATTAAAGATATATCTGATTTACCTAATCATTTAAAATTTTTACTAACAAATGATGAGCATTATAATATGATGGTAGAAAATATGAGAAAGATTTCTAGTCTTCATTCAATAAAAGCAATTATAGAAGTTTCAAAAAATTATATAAAATAA
- a CDS encoding cation diffusion facilitator family transporter, with product MSNKHEGHNHSVDFNTINKAFYIGIGLNIIFTLIEFIIGYSTNSLALISDASHNLSDVASLIISLIGLKLSRKIATKVYTYGYRKASILASLVNAILLIYIVFNIGMEAIKRFSSVPQITGSTIIITAIIGVIINSFSAFLFFKGQKNDINIKGAFLHLMLDAVVSVGVVISGIIIYYTNLNIVDPIISIVIAIVILFSTWNLLKESIKLTLDGVPKNISIKDIEKTFLKNEMIEEIHHLHVWAISSSQNALTVHIRLKKDIDIKTFIEVKNELKKELEGKNIQHATFEIDTWDYYCQNDMK from the coding sequence AATTTTTACGCTTATAGAATTTATTATAGGTTATTCAACAAATTCATTGGCATTAATTTCAGATGCCAGTCATAATTTAAGTGATGTAGCAAGCCTTATTATTTCACTAATTGGTCTTAAATTATCAAGGAAAATTGCTACAAAAGTTTATACTTATGGGTACAGAAAAGCATCGATTTTAGCATCACTTGTGAATGCTATATTATTAATTTATATAGTATTTAATATTGGTATGGAAGCAATTAAAAGATTTAGTTCTGTACCGCAAATTACAGGTTCAACTATTATTATAACTGCTATTATAGGAGTTATTATTAATTCATTTTCAGCCTTCTTATTTTTCAAAGGACAGAAGAATGATATCAATATAAAAGGGGCATTTTTACATTTAATGTTAGATGCAGTCGTTTCAGTTGGAGTTGTAATTTCAGGTATAATAATTTATTATACTAATTTAAATATAGTTGACCCAATAATAAGTATTGTTATTGCAATAGTTATACTATTTTCAACATGGAATTTATTAAAAGAAAGTATAAAATTAACTTTAGATGGAGTACCTAAGAATATTAGTATAAAAGATATAGAAAAAACCTTTTTAAAAAATGAAATGATAGAAGAAATTCATCATTTACATGTTTGGGCAATTAGTAGTTCACAAAATGCATTGACAGTACACATAAGATTAAAAAAAGATATAGATATTAAAACTTTTATAGAAGTAAAAAATGAATTAAAAAAAGAATTAGAGGGGAAAAATATACAACATGCAACTTTTGAAATAGACACGTGGGATTACTACTGTCAAAATGATATGAAATAG
- a CDS encoding phosphatidate cytidylyltransferase: MLSRLFVAIFGIIALLGIFLGGNVLLLLFTEIIVIASCLELIMMSRNNRNTFNVLTCLFISALIPVLTYFDIDSNFALFLLIIMIGLFQIVKVNLKDASSKLSSKLFISVYVSVLFSYILKLERLEEGTALIVFSFLLVWFCDSFAYMVGMKFGKHKFTPISPKKSIEGLIGGFVGVLFISRFFGYVYYIITLLFSYTGLFNVYPKYVEFFNGFNIKLILFSIVITAFAVLGDLFESKIKREFNVKDSSRLLLEHGGVLDRFDSSLFVIPLMYMIFTYLLK, from the coding sequence ATGTTAAGTAGATTGTTTGTAGCAATTTTTGGAATAATAGCATTATTGGGGATATTTTTAGGGGGTAATGTATTACTTTTATTATTTACTGAAATTATTGTTATCGCATCTTGTTTAGAGTTAATAATGATGTCAAGAAATAATAGAAATACTTTTAATGTATTAACATGTTTATTTATTAGTGCATTAATTCCAGTATTAACTTATTTTGATATAGATTCTAATTTTGCATTATTTTTATTAATTATAATGATAGGACTATTCCAAATAGTAAAAGTAAATTTAAAAGATGCAAGTTCTAAATTATCAAGTAAATTATTTATATCAGTTTATGTGTCAGTTTTATTTTCTTACATATTAAAGTTAGAAAGACTTGAAGAAGGAACAGCATTAATAGTATTTTCATTCTTATTAGTATGGTTTTGTGATAGTTTTGCATATATGGTGGGTATGAAATTTGGAAAACATAAATTTACTCCAATATCACCTAAAAAATCTATTGAAGGATTAATTGGAGGTTTTGTTGGTGTGTTATTTATAAGTAGATTCTTTGGGTATGTGTATTATATAATAACTTTATTATTTTCATACACAGGTCTATTTAATGTTTATCCAAAATATGTAGAATTTTTTAATGGATTTAATATAAAATTAATATTATTTAGTATAGTTATAACAGCATTTGCTGTTTTAGGAGATTTATTTGAGTCAAAAATTAAAAGAGAATTTAATGTAAAAGATTCTAGTAGATTATTATTAGAACATGGTGGTGTATTAGATAGATTTGACAGTTCACTATTTGTAATACCTTTAATGTATATGATATTTACATATTTATTGAAATAG
- a CDS encoding PTS sugar transporter subunit IIA produces MTKKEIVLLDLNAKDKLHLFEQISKKAKELGIANDAQGLILDFYEKERNAETYLGTDCAIPHVRSSRVNESCIFFVRLAKPIKWSDEDTAQIIFPIFAKEEDYDLHIDMLLNISKKVMNKDNLKIFRTTKKVDDIVTLINK; encoded by the coding sequence ATGACTAAAAAAGAAATAGTTTTATTAGATTTAAATGCAAAAGATAAACTTCATTTATTTGAACAAATTTCAAAAAAAGCGAAAGAATTAGGTATAGCAAATGATGCACAAGGATTAATTTTAGATTTCTATGAAAAAGAAAGAAATGCTGAAACATATCTTGGAACTGATTGTGCAATACCACATGTTAGAAGTTCAAGAGTAAATGAAAGTTGTATTTTCTTTGTAAGACTTGCTAAACCAATTAAATGGTCTGATGAAGATACTGCTCAAATTATTTTCCCTATATTTGCAAAAGAAGAGGATTATGATTTACATATAGATATGTTATTAAATATTTCTAAAAAAGTTATGAATAAAGATAATTTAAAAATATTTAGAACTACTAAAAAAGTTGATGATATTGTAACATTAATTAACAAATAA
- a CDS encoding 50S ribosomal protein L25 — protein sequence MVKEKVLKAQKRAEFGSKATKRARKDGFTPVVLYGKDFESTGLLIKTDELKHYINNSELGAMISIDIEGKKETVLVKDVQRQTLTGKILHVDFQHVKFGEKIKVTLPIHFINEDKIKSDFIVQKVLDYLDVEAFPKNLVDFIEIDIQDLKMGEPITVNDIDTKKYKGIEFLSEKDTTIVLLIEPSKHEEVEVVADENEETENSETEEAE from the coding sequence ATGGTAAAAGAAAAAGTATTAAAGGCTCAAAAGCGTGCAGAATTTGGTTCAAAAGCAACTAAGAGAGCGAGAAAAGATGGTTTCACACCAGTTGTATTATATGGTAAAGATTTTGAAAGTACAGGTTTATTAATTAAAACAGATGAACTTAAACACTATATTAACAATTCAGAACTAGGTGCAATGATTTCTATTGATATAGAAGGAAAAAAAGAAACAGTTTTAGTTAAAGATGTTCAAAGACAAACACTTACTGGGAAAATATTACATGTTGATTTCCAACATGTTAAATTTGGTGAAAAGATAAAAGTTACTTTACCTATTCACTTTATTAACGAAGATAAAATTAAAAGTGATTTTATAGTTCAAAAAGTTCTAGACTATTTAGATGTTGAAGCTTTCCCGAAAAATTTAGTTGACTTTATAGAAATTGATATTCAAGATTTAAAAATGGGTGAACCAATTACAGTAAATGATATTGATACTAAAAAATATAAAGGAATTGAATTTCTTTCAGAAAAAGACACAACTATTGTTCTATTAATTGAACCTTCTAAACATGAAGAAGTTGAAGTTGTAGCTGATGAAAATGAAGAAACTGAAAATTCTGAAACAGAAGAAGCAGAATAA
- a CDS encoding valine--tRNA ligase → MKKLNTTYKPTDIEKDLYKVWEDNGYFKADNKDTRPYYSIVLPPPNVTGILHIGHVLNISIQDSIIRHRRMSGFNTLWLPGTDHAGIATQNKVERMLLDNNTTKEEIGREEFIKRTWDWKNKYGNIITSQLRKIGASLDWSRERFTMDEKLSKAVNEVFVKLYEDNLIYRGEYIVNWCPKDKTALADDEIEHEEKDSYIWHINYPIKDSNKMLTIATTRPETMLGDSGVAVNPNDDRYKDLIGKTVVLPLMNREIPIIADEYVDLEFGTGVVKMTPSHDPNDFEVGKRHNLEFINVMTEDAKINSNGGKYEGLDRFEARKQVLKDLDELGLLVKTENHKNSIGHCYRCNTIIEPRVSNQWFVKMKPLAKKALEVVRNGEITLSPKRTEKIYYNWLENIRDWCISRQIWWGHQIPAYYDENGNVYVAKSLDEAIKKAPNGAKLTRETDVLDTWFSSALWPFSTLGWPDDTLDLKTFFPATAVVTGADIIFFWVARMIMMSLYFKKEIPFDKVYFTGIVRDDLGRKMSKSLGNSPDPLDIIENKGADALRFSLLFNTSPGLDIKFSESLIDMGSNFMNKVWNASKFVLSNLEDFDYTTTINENKYKLEDKWILSRLNSVSKEIHNSMLNYNIDKSIKLAFEFFKGDFCDWYVEIAKTRIYGATDLEDKKIAQYVLRHVLDNSLRLLHPFIPYITEHIWQLVKIDGDTIMLSEFPNGNEKYINENIEKEFSFLQNVITNIRNIRAETNVSPSKKIELIFKTKNSMESEILINNPKILDKLSNVEKITTNIEIPELVGFRVVNNTEIYVPLADLIDKDAEISKINKEIEKVEKELERVIGKLNNPKFMEKAPENIVAKERGIELELKTKLDKLKDNLNKFK, encoded by the coding sequence ATGAAAAAATTAAACACTACTTATAAACCCACTGATATAGAAAAAGATTTATATAAAGTTTGGGAAGATAATGGCTATTTTAAAGCAGATAATAAAGATACAAGACCATACTATTCTATTGTATTACCACCACCTAATGTTACAGGTATTCTACATATAGGGCATGTACTAAATATTAGCATACAAGATTCTATAATAAGACATAGAAGAATGAGTGGTTTTAACACATTATGGTTACCAGGTACTGACCATGCAGGTATTGCAACTCAAAATAAAGTTGAAAGAATGCTTTTAGATAATAATACTACAAAGGAAGAAATTGGTAGAGAGGAATTTATCAAAAGAACCTGGGATTGGAAAAATAAATATGGTAATATAATTACTTCACAACTAAGAAAAATAGGTGCTTCACTAGATTGGTCTCGTGAAAGATTTACTATGGATGAAAAATTATCAAAAGCAGTTAATGAAGTATTTGTTAAATTATATGAAGATAATCTAATTTACAGGGGAGAATATATAGTAAACTGGTGTCCAAAAGATAAAACAGCACTAGCAGATGATGAAATAGAACATGAAGAAAAAGATAGTTATATTTGGCATATAAATTACCCTATAAAAGATAGTAATAAAATGTTAACTATTGCAACTACTAGACCTGAAACTATGTTAGGAGATAGTGGAGTTGCAGTTAATCCAAATGATGATAGATATAAAGATTTAATAGGTAAAACAGTTGTTTTACCACTTATGAATAGAGAAATACCAATAATTGCTGATGAATATGTTGACTTAGAATTTGGTACAGGTGTAGTTAAGATGACTCCATCACATGACCCTAATGATTTTGAAGTAGGTAAAAGACATAATTTAGAGTTTATAAATGTAATGACAGAAGATGCTAAGATAAATTCTAATGGCGGTAAATACGAAGGTCTTGATAGATTTGAAGCAAGAAAACAAGTATTAAAAGATTTAGATGAACTAGGTTTATTAGTTAAGACTGAAAATCATAAAAATTCAATAGGACACTGTTATAGATGTAATACAATTATAGAACCTAGAGTTTCTAATCAATGGTTTGTTAAAATGAAACCATTAGCAAAGAAAGCCTTAGAGGTTGTAAGAAATGGTGAGATTACATTAAGTCCAAAAAGAACAGAAAAAATATACTATAACTGGTTAGAAAATATTAGAGATTGGTGCATTTCAAGACAAATATGGTGGGGTCATCAAATACCAGCATATTATGATGAAAATGGAAATGTTTATGTTGCTAAAAGTTTAGATGAAGCAATTAAAAAAGCCCCAAATGGTGCTAAATTAACTAGAGAAACTGATGTATTAGACACTTGGTTCTCATCTGCATTATGGCCATTTTCAACACTAGGTTGGCCAGATGATACACTTGATTTAAAAACATTCTTCCCTGCTACAGCAGTAGTTACAGGTGCTGATATAATATTTTTCTGGGTTGCTCGTATGATAATGATGAGTTTATATTTCAAAAAAGAAATACCTTTTGATAAAGTTTATTTTACAGGTATAGTAAGAGATGATTTAGGTAGAAAAATGAGTAAATCATTAGGAAATTCGCCAGATCCATTAGATATTATTGAAAATAAGGGAGCAGATGCACTAAGATTTAGTCTATTATTTAATACTAGCCCAGGGCTTGATATTAAGTTTAGCGAAAGTCTAATAGATATGGGTTCTAACTTTATGAACAAAGTATGGAATGCTTCTAAATTTGTATTATCTAACTTAGAAGATTTTGACTATACTACAACTATAAATGAAAACAAATATAAATTGGAAGATAAATGGATTTTATCAAGATTAAATAGTGTCTCAAAAGAAATACATAATTCTATGTTAAACTATAATATTGACAAATCTATAAAACTTGCATTTGAATTCTTTAAAGGAGATTTTTGTGATTGGTATGTTGAAATTGCAAAAACTAGAATATATGGTGCTACTGATTTAGAAGATAAAAAAATAGCACAATATGTGTTAAGACATGTACTAGATAACTCATTAAGATTATTGCATCCATTTATACCTTATATCACTGAACATATATGGCAATTAGTTAAAATAGATGGAGATACTATAATGCTTAGTGAATTTCCAAATGGAAATGAAAAATATATAAATGAAAATATAGAAAAAGAATTTTCTTTCTTACAAAATGTAATAACAAATATTAGAAATATTAGAGCAGAAACTAATGTTAGTCCTTCTAAAAAAATAGAATTAATATTTAAAACAAAAAATTCTATGGAAAGTGAAATATTAATAAATAATCCTAAAATATTAGATAAATTATCTAATGTTGAAAAAATAACTACTAATATAGAAATACCTGAATTAGTTGGTTTTAGGGTAGTTAATAATACAGAAATATATGTTCCATTAGCAGATTTAATAGACAAAGATGCTGAAATTTCTAAAATAAATAAGGAAATTGAAAAAGTTGAAAAAGAATTAGAAAGAGTTATAGGTAAATTAAATAATCCTAAGTTTATGGAAAAAGCACCTGAAAATATTGTTGCCAAAGAGCGTGGTATAGAATTAGAACTAAAAACAAAATTAGATAAATTAAAAGATAACTTAAATAAATTTAAATAG